From the Tripterygium wilfordii isolate XIE 37 chromosome 6, ASM1340144v1, whole genome shotgun sequence genome, one window contains:
- the LOC119999983 gene encoding putative F-box protein At4g22660 isoform X2, with translation MKSQSSVSSDKYMITMTTDWASLKTDILEAIAKLLSVEDYIRAQAVCGPWQSVLKETPFKPKPHHQLPWLMLPEDSSDICRFYSFYDRKVHTKELPELCGRRCCGSSCGWMVMVDKSPDVFLLNPVTRSQIQLPPITTFPEIVGFGVSELGREEYIFRNDLGDEERRSGEFMKYCFFDKVTVVENPFPSGGYMAMGIYGDLGHLAFCREGDQRWTLVHQQDELIFFYDVVYWKGNFYAVDSAGTLVVCDLEGPVPKFRIILTPQPAIIGDKNYLVVSGDVLLLVSRRLKSCFRNVNSINCHGHDIDENVDHANSHNYNFFEDEDDDNGDDVDDKDNNNEDEDDDNGDIVDDIDYNMDDDNGDGVDDNDYNNEDEDVDNRDGVDDNEDGDNGGEVYLYKTSDFKVFEFDEEVLTWTKVTSLQNRMLFVGNNFALSLCANDFPQCKANYIYFTDDCTHGHMNYIMGASTALTAGHDLGAYDMKDGKIEPFSCCPEVTWLLWPPPFWATLSL, from the exons ATGAAAAGCCAATCTTCAGTTTCCTCTGATAAG tacatGATTACAATGACTACTGATTGGGCCAGTCTGAAAACCGACATACTAGAAGCCATTGCAAAGCTTCTATCAGTAGAAGACTATATCCGTGCTCAAGCTGTCTGCGGGCCATGGCAATCGGTGTTGAAGGAGACACCCTTCAAACCCAAACCTCACCACCAACTTCCATGGCTGATGCTGCCAGAGGACAGTAGCGATATTTGTCGATTCTACAGTTTCTATGACAGGAAGGTTCATACTAAGGAGTTACCTGAACTTTGCGGAAGGCGATGCTGCGGATCATCTTGTGGGTGGATGGTGATGGTGGATAAAAGCCCTGATGTGTTTCTGCTAAATCCAGTCACAAGGTCACAGATTCAACTTCCACCTATCACAACATTTCCTGAGATTGTGGGTTTTGGTGTTTCTGAACTTGGCCGAGAAGAATATATTTTTCGAAACGACTTGGGGGATGAGGAAAGACGAAGTGGAGAATTCATGAAATACTGTTTCTTTGACAAGGTAACTGTGGTTGAGAATCCGTTCCCTAGTGGAGGTTACATGGCCATGGGTATTTATGGAGATTTGGGGCATTTAGCCTTCTGTAGGGAAGGAGATCAGAGATGGACTTTAGTACACCAGCAAGATGAATTAATCTTTTTCTATGATGTTGTTTACTGGAAAGGAAATTTCTATGCTGTGGATTCTGCTGGAACGCTTGTTGTATGTGATTTGGAGGGTCCAGTCCCTAAATTTAGGATCATATTGACTCCCCAACCTGCTATTATAGGAGACAAAAATTACTTAGTAGTCTCAGGTGATGTATTACTGCTGGTTTCTAGGAGACTAAAATCTTGTTTCCGTAACGTTAATTCTATCAATTGTCATGGTCACGATAttgatgagaatgttgatcATGCTAATTCTCACAATTACAATTTCTTcgaggatgaggatgatgataaCGGGGATGACGTTGATGACAAGGATAATAAcaatgaggatgaggatgatgataaCGGTGATATAGTTGATGACATTGACTATAACATGGATGATGATAACGGAGATGGAGTTGATGACAATGATTATAACAATGAGGATGAGGATGTTGATAACAGAGATGGAGTTGATGACAATGAGGATGGTGATAATGGAGGTGAAGTATATCTATACAAAACAAgtgattttaaagtttttgagTTTGATGAAGAGGTGCTGACATGGACCAAAGTTACCAGTCTCCAAAATCGAATGTTGTTTGTTGGAAATAACTTTGCATTGTCTCTCTGTGCTAATGATTTTCCTCAGTGCAAAGCCAATTACATTTATTTCACTGACGATTGCACGCACGGTCATATGAACTACATCATGGGTGCATCAACAGCCTTGACCGCAGGTCATGACTTGGGAGCCTATGATATGAAGGATGGCAAAATTGAACCGTTCTCTTGCTGCCCAGAAGTTACATGGTTACTTTGGCCACCACCCTTTTGGGCCACTCTGTCTCTGTAG
- the LOC119999918 gene encoding glucan endo-1,3-beta-glucosidase 4 isoform X1, whose protein sequence is MSRALLWIILALLIVSTIPQQSDGQYEQWCIADEQTPDDVLLNALDWACGNGADCRKINDDQPCYFPNTVKDHASYAFNSYFQKFKHKGGSCYFNGAAIITELDPSKHEQNLESFFYFYSK, encoded by the exons ATGTCAAGGGCTCTGCTTTGGATAATACTTGCTCTCCTCATTGTGTCAACAATTCCTCAACAATCTG ATGGGCAATATGAGCAATGGTGCATAGCTGATGAGCAAACTCCGGACGATGTGCTGCTCAACGCGTTGGACTGGGCATGTGGGAATGGTGCAGACTGTAGAAAGATTAACGATGATCAACCTTGCTATTTCCCCAACACAGTGAAAGACCATGCTTCCTATGCCTTCAATAGTTACTTCCAGAAGTTCAAGCACAAGGGCGGATCTTGTTACTTCAATGGAGCTGCCATCATTACAGAACTTGATCCCAGTAAGCATGAACAAAATCTCGAATCTTTCTTTTACTTCTACAGCAAATAA
- the LOC119999920 gene encoding transmembrane protein 256 homolog, with translation MDPRMWHRVAAVSGVAALGLGTYGAHVFKPKNPAYREVWQTASIYHLVHTAALLAAPITKHPNIFGGLLTTGIIAFSGTCYAVALLEDRKYSSLAPFGGFAFIGAWASLLL, from the exons atggatcCTCGAATGTGGCACCGAGTTGCTGCTGTTTCTG GTGTTGCGGCACTTGGGTTAGGAACCTATGGTGCTCATGTGTTTAAGCCTAAAAACCCCGCTTACAGAGAG GTTTGGCAAACTGCTTCGATTTACCATCTTGTTCACACCGCAGCACTTCTTGCTGCACCGATCACCAAACACCCCAATATT TTCGGAGGTCTTTTGACTACTGGAATTATTGCTTTCTCTGGAAC GTGTTATGCTGTGGCACTCCTTGAGGATAGAAAGTACTCTTCCTTAGCTCCCTTTGGTGGATTTGCATTCATAGGTGCTTGGGCAAGCTTGCTGTTATAG
- the LOC119999918 gene encoding glucan endo-1,3-beta-glucosidase 4 isoform X2, with protein MSRALLWIILALLIVSTIPQQSDGQYEQWCIADEQTPDDVLLNALDWACGNGADCRKINDDQPCYFPNTVKDHASYAFNSYFQKFKHKGGSCYFNGAAIITELDPSYNYCHYELIP; from the exons ATGTCAAGGGCTCTGCTTTGGATAATACTTGCTCTCCTCATTGTGTCAACAATTCCTCAACAATCTG ATGGGCAATATGAGCAATGGTGCATAGCTGATGAGCAAACTCCGGACGATGTGCTGCTCAACGCGTTGGACTGGGCATGTGGGAATGGTGCAGACTGTAGAAAGATTAACGATGATCAACCTTGCTATTTCCCCAACACAGTGAAAGACCATGCTTCCTATGCCTTCAATAGTTACTTCCAGAAGTTCAAGCACAAGGGCGGATCTTGTTACTTCAATGGAGCTGCCATCATTACAGAACTTGATCCCA GTTATAACTATTGCCACTATGAGCTCATTCCCTGA